A window from Mya arenaria isolate MELC-2E11 chromosome 9, ASM2691426v1 encodes these proteins:
- the LOC128246901 gene encoding D(2) dopamine receptor A-like, with protein MESNATMRLEVSRQEIMSHLLPVTILMAILGIVGLLGNMVAVAFYRSRSNRSSTVLLIMYLACFDITVCIMIIPNILEMVYNVMHTQSFLCKLTHFLGLSTVGSSCFTLMLIAIDRHQKICKPFKRMLNQKNAKFATIGFIVFSVLVSIRNFFIFDTIEVHLTADGGTNDTINGHYCTSDDDPKYSVVVTVFNAIDFLLLMSIWITILYCYSHVVYRVVKLRKKRERMKRSPTHGGVEPTHVDKPTNVDNNSEEIGVKHVSIIDTSNVDNQCHTNVIVLEQINDESYESKTDTITNEPFKSSSEVGKMARTILRDKITSDENVRRSLHVHFESSISELNDTSSGTHDDLGEHSEVESDDTSGQSDFSETSITQTFPSRKRVRRNKHHISGRERRLTYMMLAVSAVFIVCFLPFFAVRIVARIVLETGEEYELGLMKQIALRLPYLNSVFNPIVYCVFNQEFREYVWSLFRRIADFIIMFKRKMFSRKNTCF; from the coding sequence ATGGAGAGCAATGCCACTATGCGTTTGGAGGTTAGCAGACAGGAAATCATGAGCCATTTGCTACCGGTAACCATCCTGATGGCTATTCTCGGAATTGTTGGGTTGCTAGGCAACATGGTTGCTGTGGCGTTCTACAGAAGCAGAAGCAATAGATCTTCGACTGTTCTGTTAATCATGTATTTGGCCTGTTTTGACATAACTGTGTGCATAATGATTATTCCAAACATCTTAGAAATGGTTTACAACGTGATGCATACGCAGAGCTTTTTATGCAAGCTCACACATTTTCTCGGACTATCAACTGTCGGCTCTTCTTGTTTCACACTGATGTTGATAGCCATAGATCGCCATCAGAAAATCTGCAAACCTTTCAAACGTATGCTAAATCAGAAAAATGCCAAATTCGCAACGATTGGATTCATAGTGTTTTCAGTTCTTGTTTCCATTCGGAACTTTTTCATCTTCGACACAATTGAAGTGCACCTAACGGCTGACGGTGGTACTAATGACACGATAAACGGTCACTATTGTACTTCAGATGATGATCCAAAATACAGCGTTGTTGTAACAGTGTTTAACGCCATTGATTTCCTCCTGCTGATGTCAATATGGATCACGATTTTGTACTGTTACTCACATGTGGTTTACAGAGTGGTGAAGCTTCGAAAGAAACGCGAAAGAATGAAACGGAGTCCAACACACGGCGGCGTTGAACCAACTCACGTTGATAAACCAACAAACGTCGATAATAACTCTGAGGAAATCGGTGTGAAACATGTTTCCATCATAGATACGTCTAATGTTGACAATCAATGTCATACAAACGTGATTGTTTTAGAACAAATAAATGACGAATCCTATGAAAGCAAGACAGATACGATCACTAACGAACCGTTTAAAAGTTCTAGTGAAGTTGGAAAGATGGCAAGGACAATTTTGAGAGATAAAATAACATCTGACGAAAATGTTCGCAGAAGTCTCCACGTACATTTTGAATCCTCAATCAGCGAATTAAACGATACATCTAGCGGAACTCACGACGACCTCGGTGAACATTCAGAAGTTGAAAGCGATGATACTTCTGGACAAAGCGATTTCTCCGAAACGTCGATAACTCAAACGTTCCCAAGTCGTAAACGTGTACGTCGAAATAAGCACCATATAAGCGGGAGGGAGCGTCGTTTGACGTATATGATGTTGGCGGTTTCTGCAGTTTTTATTGTGTGCTTTCTACCATTCTTTGCAGTGAGAATTGTAGCACGTATCGTATTGGAAACGGGTGAAGAATACGAGTTAGGCTTGATGAAGCAGATAGCTCTGCGCCTTCCATATCTGAATAGCGTTTTCAATCCGATTGTTTACTGTGTGTTTAATCAGGAGTTTCGCGAGTACGTATGGTCTTTGTTCCGCAGGATTGCCGActtcataattatgttcaaaagaAAGATGTTTTCACGGAAAAAcacttgtttttaa